The following are encoded together in the Bubalus kerabau isolate K-KA32 ecotype Philippines breed swamp buffalo chromosome 3, PCC_UOA_SB_1v2, whole genome shotgun sequence genome:
- the LDLRAP1 gene encoding low density lipoprotein receptor adapter protein 1 isoform X1: MDALKSAGRALIRSPSLAKQSWGCGGGRHRKLPENWTDTRETLLEGMLFSLKYLGMTLVEQPKGDELSAAAVRRIVATAKASGKKLQKVTLKVSPRGIILTDNITNQLIENVSIYRISYCTADKVHDKVFAYIAQSQHSENLECHAFLCTKRKMAQAVTLTVAQAFKVAFELWQVSKEEKEKREKANQEGADVLGGGPQDSAPSLKSLVVTGNLLDFEEMAKAPLSTVSANTTNTDEPPRPQALNSSSVVWELDDGLDEAFSRLAQSRTNPQVLDTGLTAQDIHYAQCLSPVDWDKPDSGGAEPDKLFNF, from the exons ATGGACGCGCTCAAGTCTGCCGGGCGGGCGCTGATCCGGAGCCCCAGCCTCGCCAAGCAGAGCTGGGGGTGCGGCGGCGGCCGGCACCGGA AGCTGCCTGAAAACTGGACAGACACCCGGGAGACACTGCTCGAGGGTATGCTCTTCAGTCTCAAGTACCTGGGCATGACGCTGGTGGAGCAGCCCAAGGGTGACGAGCTGTCAGCCGCCGCCGTCAGGAGGATCGTAGCCACG GCCAAGGCCAGCGGGAAGAAGCTGCAGAAGGTGACTCTCAAGGTGTCGCCCCGGGGGATCATCCTGACGGACAACATCACCAACCAGCTCATTGAGAACGTGTCCATTTACAG GATCTCCTACTGCACGGCAGACAAGGTGCACGACAAAGTGTTTGCCTACATCGCGCAGAGCCAGCACAGTGAGAACCTCGAGTGCCACGCCTTCCTCTGCACCAAGCGGAAGATG GCCCAGGCTGTCACCCTCACAGTAGCCCAAGCCTTCAAAGTTGCCTTTGAGTTGTGGCAGGTATCCAAGGAAG agaaggagaagagggagaaagccAACCAAGAGGGAGCAGACGTCCTGGGCGGGGGCCCCCAAGACAGCGCCCCTTCGTTGAAGAGCC TGGTCGTCACTGGGAACCTGCTGGACTTTGAAGAGATGGCCAAGGCCCCGCTGTCCACGGTCAGCGCCAACACCACCAACACGGACGAGCCACCGCGGCCTCAAGCCTTAAACAGCAGCAGTGTTGTCTGG GAGCTGGATGACGGCCTGGATGAAGCATTTTCAAG GCTGGCCCAGTCTCGGACGAACCCTCAGGTCCTGGACACTGGACTGACGGCACAGGACATTCATTACGCCCAGTGCCTCTCGCCCGTCGACTGGGACAAGCCTGACAGCGGCGGCGCCGAGCCGGACAAGCTCTTCAACTTCTGA
- the LDLRAP1 gene encoding low density lipoprotein receptor adapter protein 1 isoform X2 — translation MLFSLKYLGMTLVEQPKGDELSAAAVRRIVATAKASGKKLQKVTLKVSPRGIILTDNITNQLIENVSIYRISYCTADKVHDKVFAYIAQSQHSENLECHAFLCTKRKMAQAVTLTVAQAFKVAFELWQVSKEEKEKREKANQEGADVLGGGPQDSAPSLKSLVVTGNLLDFEEMAKAPLSTVSANTTNTDEPPRPQALNSSSVVWELDDGLDEAFSRLAQSRTNPQVLDTGLTAQDIHYAQCLSPVDWDKPDSGGAEPDKLFNF, via the exons ATGCTCTTCAGTCTCAAGTACCTGGGCATGACGCTGGTGGAGCAGCCCAAGGGTGACGAGCTGTCAGCCGCCGCCGTCAGGAGGATCGTAGCCACG GCCAAGGCCAGCGGGAAGAAGCTGCAGAAGGTGACTCTCAAGGTGTCGCCCCGGGGGATCATCCTGACGGACAACATCACCAACCAGCTCATTGAGAACGTGTCCATTTACAG GATCTCCTACTGCACGGCAGACAAGGTGCACGACAAAGTGTTTGCCTACATCGCGCAGAGCCAGCACAGTGAGAACCTCGAGTGCCACGCCTTCCTCTGCACCAAGCGGAAGATG GCCCAGGCTGTCACCCTCACAGTAGCCCAAGCCTTCAAAGTTGCCTTTGAGTTGTGGCAGGTATCCAAGGAAG agaaggagaagagggagaaagccAACCAAGAGGGAGCAGACGTCCTGGGCGGGGGCCCCCAAGACAGCGCCCCTTCGTTGAAGAGCC TGGTCGTCACTGGGAACCTGCTGGACTTTGAAGAGATGGCCAAGGCCCCGCTGTCCACGGTCAGCGCCAACACCACCAACACGGACGAGCCACCGCGGCCTCAAGCCTTAAACAGCAGCAGTGTTGTCTGG GAGCTGGATGACGGCCTGGATGAAGCATTTTCAAG GCTGGCCCAGTCTCGGACGAACCCTCAGGTCCTGGACACTGGACTGACGGCACAGGACATTCATTACGCCCAGTGCCTCTCGCCCGTCGACTGGGACAAGCCTGACAGCGGCGGCGCCGAGCCGGACAAGCTCTTCAACTTCTGA